The segment TGATGGAGGTTAGGTTGATGCGTACGTTAAAGAGTGCCCCGATGATCGCATTGCGTGCAGACATCATAGCGACACAGCCATCGGTGACGGCGTTTTGGTTACCATTGGAGACGACCTCCTCGATATCACTTAGCAGGCTGTAGACACGGCGAGCTACCTCCATAGGTACGTTGGCAGCAATCTTGGTAGCCTCTTGAATCTGGGCAGAGCGTGCTGCCTTCTGCTCGTCAGTCTCTTTGGGCATTTGGAAAGCTGCAAAGACAACGTTGTAAGCCTCGCTATCACGATCTACATCTAGGATCAACTGGTGACGGATCTCCTGCACACGCTCGACGAGTTGCTTCATCTGCTCCTCGACCTCGGCATACTTCTTCTTGCCAATGGTGAGTCCTGCGACCATCTCCGTGAGAGCGGC is part of the Porphyromonas asaccharolytica DSM 20707 genome and harbors:
- a CDS encoding cyclodeaminase/cyclohydrolase family protein, encoding MNNSLTDLTVKGFLDTTAGKDPVPGGGSISALCGSIAAALTEMVAGLTIGKKKYAEVEEQMKQLVERVQEIRHQLILDVDRDSEAYNVVFAAFQMPKETDEQKAARSAQIQEATKIAANVPMEVARRVYSLLSDIEEVVSNGNQNAVTDGCVAMMSARNAIIGALFNVRINLTSIKDEQYVADMTAEADRLEREVIEREAKVIEYTKEACK